One genomic window of Gracilinema caldarium DSM 7334 includes the following:
- a CDS encoding metallophosphoesterase produces the protein MSFKDFYLSFQSMIKQAPQEPLKTTQRYVILSDLHMGDGGTRDDLKPNQTILETALEQYYLDNNFILILNGDIEDLNKFDLPSIQKAWPKLYSIFNRFAQVGRLRKIVGNHDLALIREKEYPYPLLHALNLVKDEIVISIFHGHQASKLFSSFDYISEFIVRYMAKPLHIKNASIAHHSKRRFSTERKIYRAARNMGIIAITGHTHRPLFESLSKYDSLRWSIEELLREYAVADLEHRTQIKALIDLYRSELERISKNGKKKEISHSLYSTDALLVPCLFNSGCATGKHGITAIELDGGNITLVHWTQKGKNRLYIEKEALYKDRCNGDIFKYTLKTDNLDQIGMRIALLSKRKEAESFTPLKV, from the coding sequence ATGAGTTTTAAAGATTTTTATCTTTCCTTTCAAAGCATGATAAAACAGGCTCCCCAGGAGCCTCTGAAAACCACACAACGCTATGTCATTTTGAGCGATCTCCACATGGGTGATGGTGGTACCCGGGATGATCTTAAACCTAACCAGACAATTCTCGAGACAGCTCTGGAACAGTATTATCTTGATAATAATTTTATTCTTATTCTTAATGGTGACATAGAGGATCTGAACAAGTTTGATTTACCAAGCATTCAGAAGGCATGGCCCAAGCTCTACAGCATCTTCAATCGTTTTGCCCAGGTGGGGCGGTTACGGAAAATTGTAGGGAACCATGATCTGGCGCTGATCAGAGAAAAGGAATATCCCTATCCATTGCTCCATGCCCTCAATTTAGTAAAGGACGAAATAGTCATATCCATTTTTCATGGACACCAGGCATCCAAACTATTCAGTAGTTTTGACTATATTTCTGAATTTATTGTCCGGTATATGGCAAAACCCTTACACATTAAAAACGCTAGTATAGCTCATCATTCAAAACGGCGCTTTTCTACAGAGCGAAAAATTTATCGGGCAGCCCGAAATATGGGTATCATCGCCATCACCGGGCATACCCATAGGCCCCTCTTTGAATCCCTTTCTAAATATGATAGTCTCCGTTGGTCCATCGAAGAATTGCTTCGGGAATATGCGGTAGCTGATCTGGAACATCGAACACAGATTAAAGCTCTCATCGATTTATACCGTAGCGAATTAGAGCGGATCAGCAAGAACGGCAAAAAAAAGGAAATTTCCCACAGCCTGTATAGTACCGATGCACTCCTGGTCCCCTGTCTCTTTAATTCCGGCTGTGCTACCGGCAAGCATGGGATTACCGCTATTGAGCTGGACGGGGGCAACATTACTCTTGTACATTGGACCCAAAAAGGGAAAAACCGTCTCTACATTGAAAAAGAAGCCCTCTATAAGGATCGATGTAATGGGGATATTTTCAAGTATACCTTAAAAACAGATAATCTTGATCAGATTGGGATGCGGATAGCCCTGCTGAGCAAACGAAAAGAAGCAGAAAGCTTTACACCCTTAAAAGTTTGA
- a CDS encoding cation diffusion facilitator family transporter, translating into MMNATKARLIKTASIIAMAGNALLALLKIIIGLIAGSLAVVGDGIDSSTDVFIALMSLIVAGIIAQPADAEHPWGHGRAETIATTILAFILFFAGGQLIIHALTNLFSGTSPDIPSPLALGVTLFSILGKLGLAWSQYYFGKKAGSAMLQANGKNMVGDVVISSGVLVGVGLSIVLHQGIIDPIIASLVGLWVIRSAVSIFLEANMELMDGSSDTAIYTAVFNAVRSVPGTINPHRTRMRRIAGLWDIDIDIEVDPEMKVRDAHHIANQVERAIKNSVEGVYDIVVHIEPAGEEDKHEKEQYGLRESEL; encoded by the coding sequence ATGATGAATGCGACAAAAGCCAGGTTGATAAAAACCGCTTCTATTATTGCCATGGCTGGCAATGCCCTGCTGGCCCTGCTCAAAATTATTATCGGCCTTATAGCAGGCAGTCTTGCCGTTGTGGGTGACGGAATTGATTCATCCACCGATGTTTTTATTGCCCTGATGTCCCTCATCGTTGCAGGTATCATTGCCCAGCCTGCCGATGCGGAACACCCCTGGGGGCATGGCCGGGCAGAGACAATTGCGACCACCATACTCGCCTTTATACTCTTTTTTGCCGGCGGTCAGCTCATTATTCATGCGCTGACCAATCTCTTCTCGGGAACCAGTCCCGATATTCCCTCACCTCTGGCCCTTGGGGTGACCCTCTTTTCTATTCTGGGAAAATTAGGATTAGCCTGGTCCCAATATTATTTCGGTAAAAAGGCAGGCTCAGCCATGTTACAAGCCAATGGGAAAAACATGGTAGGGGATGTGGTGATTTCGTCCGGGGTCCTTGTAGGGGTGGGTCTTTCCATTGTGCTCCACCAGGGAATCATCGATCCCATTATCGCCAGCCTCGTTGGCCTCTGGGTTATCCGGTCTGCGGTAAGTATCTTTTTAGAAGCCAATATGGAGTTGATGGACGGAAGTTCTGATACGGCAATATATACGGCCGTCTTTAATGCTGTGCGTTCCGTTCCCGGCACCATCAATCCCCACAGAACCCGAATGCGCCGCATTGCCGGCCTTTGGGATATCGATATTGATATCGAAGTAGACCCGGAAATGAAGGTCCGGGATGCCCATCATATTGCAAACCAGGTAGAAAGGGCGATAAAGAACTCGGTAGAAGGGGTCTATGACATTGTGGTCCATATTGAACCGGCGGGAGAAGAAGACAAACACGAAAAGGAACAGTATGGTCTGCGGGAATCAGAATTATAG
- a CDS encoding single-stranded DNA-binding protein, with amino-acid sequence MNNLNSILIEGNLVRDPLLRSTAKGTPVCTFSLASNRFYKQDTGFEKEVSFFDVETWSKLAENCYNLGHKGRGVRVVGRLKQERWQGTDGKPHAKIVIVAEHVEFRPEFSDKKSTSQETDLEGQTSDADVGQEDLIPNDLVASEIAEDAMVETMVF; translated from the coding sequence ATGAACAATTTAAATTCCATATTGATAGAAGGGAACCTGGTACGGGATCCCTTACTTCGTTCCACCGCCAAAGGCACCCCTGTCTGTACCTTCAGCCTGGCATCGAACCGTTTTTATAAACAAGACACGGGTTTTGAGAAGGAAGTGAGCTTTTTCGATGTCGAAACCTGGTCTAAGCTGGCAGAAAACTGCTATAACCTTGGCCATAAAGGCCGAGGGGTACGGGTTGTGGGTAGACTTAAACAGGAACGTTGGCAGGGAACTGATGGGAAACCCCACGCAAAGATCGTTATCGTTGCCGAGCACGTCGAGTTCCGGCCGGAATTTTCAGATAAAAAATCGACTTCTCAGGAAACTGATCTTGAAGGACAGACTTCCGATGCCGATGTGGGACAGGAAGACCTGATTCCTAACGATCTTGTGGCTTCCGAGATTGCCGAGGATGCGATGGTAGAGACGATGGTTTTTTAG
- the glmS gene encoding glutamine--fructose-6-phosphate transaminase (isomerizing) — MCGIVGYCGPKSVTPILLDGLKRLEYRGYDSAGIAVEGSDAIKVIKRTGKIQDLRAIVSVNLEGHCGIGHTRWATHGGVTDINAHPHLDASGKIAVVHNGIIENYTALKASLEKQGVHFVSETDSEVLPHLIAYYYQGDLEKAVRQALRQVKGTYGIAVIHLDEPGRIVGARYGSPLVIGVGDGEMLLASDVTAMIAHTKQVVYLEDGELVSLTKDTYTITDLNDQQVDKQVDEIQWDLEAIEKEGFACFMEKEIFEQPESIARTLSGRLDLEYATGKLGGLNMTSRELLAVKRIKIVAAGTSWHAGLVGAYLIETLARIPASAELSSELRYRNSVVEPDTIYFAVTQSGETADTLYAMRELKRKGARVLGICNVVGSTIARESDGGVYTHAGPEIAVASTKAFTSQLAVFYVFALLMARMRDMSVSAGQRFVKELQGIPEKVREVLKQRDHIQALAKKYYKARDFLFLGRGLEYPVALEGALKLKEISYIHAEGYSAGEIKHGPIALVNEETPSVFLVPRDYLREKVISNMKEIKARKGPIIALCTEGDAEVAAIADDIIPVPAVDELFYPFILIIPLQLFAYFCALELGRDVDQPRNLAKSVTVE; from the coding sequence ATGTGTGGAATAGTTGGTTACTGCGGTCCTAAAAGTGTAACGCCCATCCTGCTTGATGGGTTGAAACGGCTTGAATACCGGGGTTATGATTCGGCGGGTATTGCAGTAGAAGGAAGCGATGCAATAAAGGTCATTAAGCGAACCGGTAAGATTCAGGATCTCAGGGCAATCGTATCGGTTAACCTTGAAGGGCATTGCGGTATCGGACATACCCGATGGGCTACCCATGGAGGAGTAACGGATATCAATGCCCATCCTCATCTGGATGCAAGCGGAAAAATTGCGGTAGTACATAACGGCATTATCGAAAACTATACTGCCCTTAAGGCAAGCCTTGAAAAACAGGGTGTTCATTTTGTCAGCGAAACAGACAGCGAAGTGCTTCCCCACCTGATTGCCTATTATTACCAGGGCGACCTGGAAAAGGCGGTCCGCCAGGCCCTCAGGCAGGTAAAAGGCACCTATGGTATTGCGGTCATCCACCTGGATGAGCCCGGCCGGATTGTGGGTGCCCGTTATGGGTCTCCCCTGGTCATCGGTGTGGGAGACGGTGAGATGCTTCTTGCTTCGGATGTTACTGCCATGATTGCCCATACCAAACAGGTTGTCTATCTCGAAGACGGAGAACTGGTGTCTTTAACAAAGGATACCTACACCATTACCGATTTGAATGATCAGCAGGTTGATAAGCAGGTTGATGAAATTCAGTGGGACCTGGAGGCTATCGAAAAAGAAGGCTTTGCCTGTTTTATGGAAAAGGAGATTTTTGAACAGCCCGAATCGATTGCCAGGACCTTAAGCGGACGCCTGGATCTTGAATATGCTACCGGTAAACTTGGGGGCCTTAATATGACCAGCCGGGAACTGCTTGCGGTAAAACGGATAAAAATCGTTGCCGCCGGCACGAGCTGGCATGCAGGGCTTGTTGGTGCATACCTCATCGAAACCCTGGCTCGTATCCCTGCCAGTGCGGAACTTTCCAGTGAGCTCCGGTACCGGAACTCGGTGGTCGAGCCTGATACCATCTACTTCGCGGTAACCCAGTCCGGTGAAACCGCCGATACCCTCTATGCTATGCGGGAACTGAAACGGAAAGGTGCCCGGGTTCTGGGTATCTGCAATGTGGTAGGCTCTACCATAGCCCGGGAATCCGACGGCGGGGTGTATACCCATGCTGGGCCTGAGATTGCGGTGGCCTCTACCAAGGCCTTTACCAGTCAGCTGGCGGTTTTCTATGTCTTTGCATTGCTGATGGCCCGGATGCGGGATATGTCAGTTTCAGCGGGCCAGCGTTTTGTAAAAGAGCTTCAGGGAATACCGGAAAAGGTCCGGGAGGTGCTGAAACAGCGGGACCATATTCAGGCCCTGGCAAAAAAATATTACAAGGCCCGGGATTTTCTGTTTCTTGGCCGGGGGCTTGAGTACCCAGTTGCGTTAGAGGGTGCCCTCAAACTTAAGGAAATCTCCTATATCCATGCGGAAGGCTATTCGGCGGGAGAAATTAAACATGGGCCCATCGCCCTTGTTAATGAGGAAACTCCTTCGGTATTCCTCGTTCCCCGGGATTACTTACGGGAAAAGGTTATATCCAACATGAAGGAAATTAAAGCCCGTAAGGGGCCTATTATTGCCCTGTGCACCGAGGGTGATGCGGAAGTGGCAGCCATTGCCGACGATATTATTCCGGTTCCAGCGGTGGATGAGCTCTTTTATCCCTTTATCTTGATTATTCCCCTCCAGCTCTTTGCCTATTTCTGTGCTCTGGAACTGGGCCGTGATGTGGATCAGCCGCGGAATCTGGCAAAAAGTGTTACCGTAGAGTAA